A window from Methanobacterium sp. encodes these proteins:
- a CDS encoding radical SAM protein: MMDIEKLRILGEASQYDLCNYVSLNQENFTSKNLPGIYNARTQGGCQVPLFKVLMSNFCTNDCNYCINHCHNRFERIEFTPEELITVFLHYYQNHYAEGLFLSSGMPGDADQAMEKMIAVARKLRLEYEYRGYIHLKIIPGASYDMIKRAMSLADRVSVNLESATSSGFEELTSTKDYHNDVLRRMKWIERLKKRHPQMAPSGQSTQLIVGANDETDQDILKRAEWLNKHLNINLSYLSPFEPLKKTPMEEHEKPADNRTPRLYQAQFLLNSYGFSFDELVLDDDGFLFLDDDPKLVWAKLHKELFPMEINEASFKELLRVPGIGKISARKIIEARKNGMKFTKLDEIKRLGVVVKRAEPFLKLDKNHQTTLSYKF; encoded by the coding sequence ATGATGGACATAGAAAAACTACGCATTCTAGGGGAGGCCTCACAATACGACCTTTGTAACTATGTGAGTTTAAACCAGGAAAATTTCACATCCAAAAATCTTCCAGGAATTTATAATGCACGAACACAAGGTGGTTGTCAAGTTCCATTATTCAAGGTTTTAATGAGTAATTTTTGCACTAATGATTGTAATTACTGCATAAACCATTGCCACAATCGTTTTGAGAGAATTGAATTCACTCCAGAAGAATTAATAACGGTTTTCCTTCATTACTATCAGAATCATTATGCGGAAGGACTTTTTTTAAGTTCAGGAATGCCGGGAGATGCTGATCAAGCCATGGAAAAAATGATTGCTGTGGCCAGGAAGTTACGATTAGAATATGAATACCGTGGATATATACACTTGAAAATAATTCCAGGGGCTTCTTATGATATGATAAAAAGGGCAATGAGCCTTGCTGACCGGGTCAGTGTAAACCTCGAATCAGCTACTTCTTCTGGTTTTGAAGAACTCACTAGTACCAAAGATTATCATAATGATGTTTTGCGTAGAATGAAATGGATCGAACGTTTGAAGAAACGCCACCCTCAAATGGCGCCTTCTGGCCAAAGTACACAGTTAATTGTGGGTGCTAATGATGAAACAGATCAAGACATACTCAAACGGGCCGAATGGCTGAATAAACATCTGAATATAAATTTAAGTTATTTAAGCCCCTTTGAACCTCTGAAAAAGACTCCGATGGAAGAGCATGAAAAACCTGCTGATAATCGAACACCTCGTTTGTATCAGGCTCAGTTTCTCTTAAATTCGTATGGTTTTTCTTTTGATGAGTTGGTGTTGGATGATGATGGATTTCTTTTCTTGGATGATGATCCAAAATTGGTCTGGGCCAAACTCCATAAAGAATTGTTCCCCATGGAAATAAATGAAGCTAGTTTTAAAGAATTACTTCGTGTTCCAGGAATAGGTAAAATTTCTGCGAGAAAGATTATTGAAGCAAGGAAAAATGGAATGAAATTTACGAAATTGGATGAGATTAAAAGGTTAGGGGTGGTTGTTAAAAGAGCAGAGCCATTCTTAAAACTTGATAAAAATCATCAAACAACATTGTCTTATAAGTTCTAA
- a CDS encoding AAA family ATPase, protein MTPSKKSEKALGKGLDALIRKEKSESTVNTKKSPMKGNVSIKGSAIEKPKTRKVRKTQEDPYKMIFEGVVLEVRKNPRISLWSAKSAAVFRFLKKTKPAFSISKEASVLIEEAVQQKYPEIWELFEDEEF, encoded by the coding sequence ATGACTCCATCAAAAAAGAGTGAAAAAGCATTAGGTAAGGGATTAGACGCTTTAATTCGTAAAGAAAAATCAGAATCTACCGTAAATACGAAAAAATCTCCTATGAAGGGGAACGTTTCGATTAAAGGTTCTGCTATAGAAAAACCAAAGACAAGAAAAGTCAGGAAAACTCAAGAAGATCCTTACAAAATGATTTTTGAAGGTGTTGTACTAGAAGTTCGCAAGAATCCGCGCATATCCCTTTGGTCAGCAAAATCCGCAGCCGTTTTTAGATTTTTAAAAAAAACTAAACCTGCATTTAGTATTAGCAAAGAGGCGTCAGTGCTTATTGAAGAAGCCGTGCAACAGAAGTATCCTGAAATCTGGGAATTGTTTGAAGACGAAGAATTTTAA
- a CDS encoding ParA family protein codes for MAEVIAILNQKGGCGKTTTAVNLSTSLALYGKNILVIDMDPQANATTAFGLEKNEDNSIYRVLTGQQTLDEAIVATKISGLDLLPSHISLSGAEIELSKDIGFPFILKETMDDVQENYDYIFLDVPPSLGILTINSLVAADSVIIPIQAEFYALEGMADLLDAMNLVETRLNSPSPIKGILITLYDSRTRLGRDVYQNVKQFFGETEYIFNTTIPRNVKLAEAPSHGKPCVIYDEECVGTEAYNDLAKEILTMNGQGTEEA; via the coding sequence ATGGCGGAAGTTATAGCAATTTTAAATCAGAAGGGAGGTTGTGGTAAAACCACCACTGCAGTTAATCTTTCTACTTCATTAGCACTTTATGGAAAGAACATATTGGTTATAGACATGGATCCTCAAGCTAATGCTACCACTGCATTTGGTTTGGAGAAAAATGAAGATAATTCAATATATCGAGTTTTAACAGGACAACAAACTCTGGATGAGGCTATTGTTGCAACTAAAATATCAGGATTAGATCTTCTTCCCAGCCACATCTCTCTGAGTGGTGCCGAAATCGAACTTAGCAAGGATATAGGATTTCCATTTATTCTTAAAGAGACTATGGATGATGTTCAGGAGAATTACGATTATATTTTTTTGGATGTGCCGCCTTCCTTAGGTATACTGACAATAAATTCATTAGTAGCTGCTGATAGTGTCATAATTCCAATTCAAGCTGAATTTTATGCATTAGAAGGAATGGCTGATCTGTTAGATGCCATGAACTTAGTGGAAACTCGTTTAAACAGTCCTTCACCCATCAAAGGAATCTTAATCACCCTTTATGATTCTCGAACTAGGTTAGGTAGGGATGTTTACCAGAATGTAAAGCAATTCTTTGGTGAGACAGAGTATATCTTTAACACAACGATCCCTCGTAATGTGAAGCTGGCTGAAGCACCTAGCCATGGCAAACCATGTGTAATTTATGATGAGGAATGTGTTGGAACTGAAGCATATAATGACCTTGCCAAGGAAATTTTAACAATGAACGGGCAAGGAACGGAGGAAGCATAA
- a CDS encoding aminopeptidase P family protein, protein MENRMGKFKEVMSAVDPEWDMAVIFSNINLFYFTGTMQDGMLLIPRDEEPTFWVRRSYQRALDESFFPDIKPMNSFRDAAKHMCTLPNSIHLETEVVPLALYHRFKKHFPFQNYKPLDSCIASVRAVKSEYELSLMRKSGKIHQHVLEDIVPNILCEGMNEATLASKLFSILIDEGHDAVTRFGMFDTEIIVGHVGFGESSLYPTYFDGASGNKGLSPAAPVLGSRDRKLRRGDLVFVDVGCGVDGYNTDKTMTYMFGCSLPQHAIEAHQKCVEIQNEIAKMLKPGAIPSEIYRKIMDNLDDKFLENFMGFGEHKVKFIGHGIGLLIDETPVIAEKFDEPIQEGMVFAVEPKKGIENIGMVGIENTFLVTPYGGECITGTSPGLIPVF, encoded by the coding sequence ATGGAAAATAGAATGGGTAAATTTAAGGAGGTCATGTCTGCAGTTGATCCTGAATGGGATATGGCTGTAATTTTTAGTAATATTAATCTTTTTTATTTCACTGGAACCATGCAAGATGGGATGCTGCTTATTCCTAGAGATGAAGAACCCACATTTTGGGTGAGGCGTAGTTACCAGAGAGCACTGGATGAATCATTTTTTCCAGATATAAAGCCAATGAATAGCTTTCGTGATGCAGCAAAACATATGTGTACACTTCCAAATAGCATACATCTTGAAACAGAAGTTGTTCCTTTAGCGCTATATCACAGATTCAAAAAACATTTTCCTTTTCAGAATTATAAACCTTTAGATTCTTGTATAGCTTCTGTCAGGGCCGTTAAAAGTGAATACGAGCTTTCATTAATGAGAAAGTCTGGAAAGATACATCAGCATGTATTGGAAGATATAGTGCCGAATATACTTTGCGAAGGGATGAATGAGGCTACTCTCGCATCCAAACTTTTTTCTATTTTAATAGATGAAGGGCACGATGCGGTTACTCGTTTTGGAATGTTTGACACCGAAATTATTGTTGGGCATGTGGGGTTTGGTGAAAGTTCACTTTATCCAACATATTTTGATGGTGCTAGTGGAAATAAGGGGCTTAGTCCCGCGGCACCAGTTTTGGGAAGCCGTGACCGGAAATTGAGGAGGGGAGATCTTGTTTTCGTAGATGTTGGTTGTGGAGTTGATGGTTATAACACTGATAAGACTATGACTTACATGTTCGGCTGTTCATTGCCTCAGCACGCCATTGAAGCACACCAAAAGTGTGTTGAAATACAAAATGAGATTGCAAAAATGCTTAAACCAGGAGCAATTCCTTCTGAGATTTATAGGAAAATAATGGATAATTTGGATGATAAATTCCTTGAAAACTTTATGGGTTTTGGAGAACACAAGGTAAAATTTATTGGACATGGAATAGGTTTATTAATTGATGAAACTCCAGTTATTGCAGAAAAATTTGACGAACCAATTCAAGAGGGGATGGTATTTGCGGTGGAACCTAAAAAAGGCATCGAAAATATTGGAATGGTTGGAATCGAAAACACTTTTTTGGTTACTCCCTATGGAGGGGAATGCATTACTGGAACTAGTCCTGGTTTGATTCCAGTTTTTTAG
- a CDS encoding threonine--tRNA ligase: MRILLIHSDHLKYQTKSKTRIAEKISENKKKGEFQNALVVFTAVEKEDEPKPEEVAENAVNEIINVFRNVKAENIVIYPYAHLSSSLGSPESAKKILNNLESKLAKMDLPVSRVPFGWYKSFEVSCKGHPLSELSRSITPESTPKEEENVEKGEKSHFFILYDGECADLDQFSDLNQDMNKLIDYELGRGESSGEEPPHVKLMREKKLADYEPSADVGHLRWYPKGRLIRDLLSDYVYTLVTDRGAMPVETPIMYDLADDAIRVHAEKFGERQYRMGGGKKDLMLRYACCFGAFRVLSDSFLTWKNLPVGIYELSTYSFRLEKKGEVVGLKRLRGFTMPDLHTVCADLTQSMEEFQKQIDMCKKTGEDLKVNYEVIFRTTAEFMQENKDWIHHAAQKIGKPVLLEILPERKHYWICKMDFAAIDYLGRPIENPTIQMDVESGERFGITYIDQKEHENHPIILHCSPTGSIERVICSLLEKSALDMKEKAPMLPLWLAPTQVRIIPIAERHLEYVAKLAQELRDAHIRVDVDDRPETVGKKIRNAGGEWVPFVVVIGDRELEGAELTINVRETGQKVSMGLKELIDIIQLETKGMPYRPLPLPLNISRRINF, from the coding sequence ATGCGCATACTTTTGATTCATTCTGATCATTTGAAGTACCAAACCAAATCTAAAACACGAATTGCAGAGAAAATTAGCGAAAATAAGAAAAAAGGCGAATTTCAAAATGCACTGGTTGTTTTCACTGCAGTTGAGAAAGAAGATGAGCCAAAACCGGAAGAAGTAGCTGAAAATGCAGTAAACGAGATAATCAACGTTTTTAGGAATGTCAAAGCAGAAAACATTGTAATATATCCCTATGCCCATTTAAGTTCCTCTTTAGGCTCACCAGAATCTGCTAAAAAAATTCTCAACAACCTAGAATCAAAACTGGCCAAGATGGATTTACCAGTTAGCAGAGTTCCTTTTGGATGGTACAAATCTTTCGAAGTGTCATGTAAAGGGCACCCCTTATCAGAGCTTTCAAGAAGTATTACTCCCGAATCAACTCCAAAAGAAGAAGAAAACGTGGAAAAAGGGGAAAAATCACACTTTTTTATTTTATATGATGGAGAATGCGCTGATCTTGACCAATTCAGTGATCTTAATCAAGATATGAATAAACTGATAGATTATGAATTGGGTCGAGGTGAATCAAGTGGAGAAGAACCACCCCATGTTAAACTCATGAGGGAAAAGAAATTGGCAGATTATGAACCTTCTGCTGATGTAGGACATCTTAGATGGTATCCTAAAGGTAGATTGATAAGAGATCTTCTTTCTGATTATGTTTACACACTGGTAACTGACCGAGGAGCAATGCCAGTTGAAACTCCTATCATGTACGACTTGGCTGATGATGCAATCCGTGTGCATGCTGAAAAATTTGGAGAACGCCAGTACCGTATGGGTGGAGGTAAAAAAGATCTCATGCTCAGATATGCTTGCTGTTTTGGAGCGTTCAGAGTCCTGTCTGATTCCTTTTTAACTTGGAAAAACCTCCCAGTAGGCATATATGAGTTATCAACTTACAGTTTCCGATTGGAGAAGAAAGGTGAAGTGGTAGGTTTAAAAAGACTAAGGGGATTTACCATGCCTGATTTACACACTGTTTGTGCTGACTTAACCCAATCAATGGAAGAGTTCCAAAAACAGATCGACATGTGTAAAAAGACCGGTGAAGACCTGAAAGTTAATTATGAAGTTATTTTCCGGACTACAGCTGAGTTCATGCAAGAAAACAAGGATTGGATCCACCATGCCGCACAAAAGATAGGCAAACCAGTTCTTTTGGAAATTTTACCTGAAAGAAAGCATTACTGGATATGCAAAATGGATTTCGCAGCCATTGATTACCTAGGAAGGCCAATTGAAAATCCTACAATTCAGATGGACGTAGAAAGCGGAGAAAGATTTGGAATTACATATATTGACCAAAAAGAGCATGAAAATCATCCTATAATATTGCATTGCAGCCCCACTGGAAGTATTGAACGGGTTATCTGTAGTTTGCTTGAAAAATCGGCGCTAGACATGAAAGAAAAAGCCCCCATGCTGCCTTTGTGGCTTGCACCCACTCAAGTCAGGATTATTCCCATTGCCGAAAGACACTTAGAATACGTTGCCAAGTTAGCTCAAGAACTCCGTGATGCTCATATACGGGTGGATGTAGATGACCGGCCTGAAACAGTGGGTAAGAAAATCAGAAATGCTGGGGGAGAATGGGTACCATTCGTGGTAGTAATTGGAGATCGTGAACTCGAAGGTGCAGAATTAACTATAAATGTTAGAGAAACTGGTCAAAAGGTTTCCATGGGCCTTAAAGAACTAATCGACATTATTCAGCTTGAAACTAAAGGAATGCCATATCGACCATTACCTCTCCCCTTGAATATTTCTAGAAGGATCAATTTCTGA
- the ilvD gene encoding dihydroxy-acid dehydratase, protein MRSDKIKKGMQRAPHRSLLRACGVTDAEMEKPFIGVANSFTDIVPGHIHLKQIANAVKLGISQAGGVPFEFNTMAICDGIAMNHEGMRYSLASREIVADTVESMAQAHSLDALVLLPTCDKIVPGMLMGAARLDIPAIVVTGGPMLPGEYKGEAVDLINVFEGVGKVSAGNMSETELDELERCACPGAGSCAGLFTANSMACLTEAMGMSLPYCATTHAVDSKKIQMARESGEKIIELVEKNITPSMIMTQDAFYNAVVVDLALGGSSNTTLHLPAIAHELSDKGVKINLDIFDELSRKIPHLTAISPSGSHTMMDLDKAGGIPAILKVLEDEIKGGNLTCTGQSLKKNISAARVKNDQVIRPINNPVHSEGGIAVLKGNLSPNGSVVKQAAVTEDMLIHEGPAKVYNSEEECVQAIFQNKITNGDVVIIRYEGPKGGPGMREMLNPTSAISGRGLDSVALITDGRFSGGTRGPCIGHVSPEAMANGPIAIVENGDIIKIDIPNRKLEIMLEEEEIQKRFSKVKHPEKKLKGWLSRYSKLVSSADKGAILDWVV, encoded by the coding sequence ATGCGAAGTGATAAAATAAAAAAGGGAATGCAGCGGGCCCCACATCGTTCCCTTTTGAGAGCATGCGGCGTGACTGATGCCGAGATGGAAAAACCATTTATAGGAGTGGCTAACAGTTTTACAGACATAGTACCAGGACATATTCATTTAAAACAGATTGCAAATGCAGTTAAACTTGGGATAAGTCAAGCCGGAGGCGTTCCCTTCGAATTCAACACCATGGCTATTTGTGATGGAATCGCCATGAACCATGAGGGAATGCGTTATTCCCTGGCCAGCCGTGAAATTGTAGCTGACACCGTGGAAAGTATGGCGCAAGCCCATAGCTTGGATGCCTTGGTTCTTTTACCAACTTGTGATAAAATTGTCCCAGGAATGCTTATGGGTGCGGCCCGGCTAGATATTCCTGCTATTGTAGTTACTGGTGGTCCAATGCTACCTGGAGAGTACAAAGGTGAAGCTGTGGATCTTATTAATGTTTTTGAAGGTGTGGGAAAAGTTTCAGCAGGAAATATGAGTGAAACAGAATTAGATGAGTTGGAACGCTGCGCTTGTCCTGGAGCAGGATCGTGTGCTGGTCTTTTCACCGCCAACAGTATGGCATGTCTTACTGAAGCTATGGGAATGAGCCTACCCTACTGTGCAACTACTCATGCAGTGGATTCTAAGAAGATCCAGATGGCCAGGGAATCCGGAGAAAAAATAATAGAATTGGTGGAAAAAAACATCACCCCCTCCATGATTATGACCCAAGACGCATTTTATAATGCAGTAGTTGTTGATCTAGCCCTAGGAGGATCCAGTAACACCACCCTTCATTTACCCGCCATAGCCCATGAACTATCTGATAAAGGAGTTAAAATTAATTTAGACATTTTTGATGAACTCAGTCGAAAAATACCTCATTTAACTGCTATAAGTCCATCCGGAAGCCATACAATGATGGATTTAGACAAAGCAGGAGGCATACCTGCGATTTTAAAGGTTCTAGAAGATGAAATCAAAGGAGGAAATCTAACTTGTACTGGACAATCCTTGAAAAAAAATATCAGTGCTGCTAGAGTCAAAAATGACCAGGTTATCCGCCCAATTAACAATCCGGTGCACAGTGAAGGAGGTATTGCAGTTCTTAAAGGCAATTTATCTCCCAATGGCTCTGTTGTTAAACAAGCTGCTGTTACTGAAGATATGTTAATACATGAAGGTCCAGCCAAAGTTTATAACAGTGAAGAAGAATGTGTGCAAGCCATTTTTCAAAACAAGATCACAAATGGTGATGTAGTCATTATCCGTTATGAAGGTCCCAAAGGAGGTCCTGGAATGAGGGAAATGTTAAACCCTACTTCAGCCATATCTGGAAGAGGATTAGACTCAGTTGCGCTGATTACTGATGGTAGATTTTCTGGCGGTACTAGAGGACCATGCATAGGTCATGTTTCTCCAGAAGCCATGGCAAATGGCCCAATCGCTATTGTTGAAAACGGAGACATAATAAAAATTGACATACCGAACAGGAAACTGGAAATAATGTTAGAAGAGGAAGAAATCCAGAAAAGGTTTAGTAAAGTAAAACACCCTGAAAAAAAATTAAAAGGATGGTTATCACGATATAGTAAATTAGTAAGCTCTGCAGATAAAGGAGCCATTTTAGATTGGGTGGTTTAA
- a CDS encoding signal peptidase I produces MATEREIISYLAIILLGLILAQHLNVVVSGSMEPVFYRGDVVIIEKTNFMGFSEMDAEDLKIGDIIIYDATWFAEPVIHRIVGIKQGSDGKKYYITKGDNNSNADPALVSGAQVKAKVITIGNHPLVIPKIGYITLLIRGL; encoded by the coding sequence ATTGCTACAGAGCGAGAAATAATTAGTTACCTTGCCATAATACTTTTGGGATTAATTCTGGCACAACACCTTAACGTAGTGGTATCTGGGAGCATGGAACCGGTCTTCTATCGTGGAGATGTGGTGATAATTGAAAAAACAAACTTCATGGGTTTCAGTGAGATGGATGCCGAAGATCTTAAAATAGGAGACATTATAATATATGATGCTACTTGGTTTGCAGAACCGGTTATTCATCGAATTGTTGGAATAAAACAAGGTTCAGATGGAAAAAAATATTATATTACCAAAGGAGATAATAACTCTAATGCAGACCCTGCACTAGTTTCAGGAGCCCAAGTTAAAGCTAAAGTAATTACAATTGGGAACCATCCACTGGTGATCCCTAAAATAGGTTATATCACCCTATTAATTCGTGGACTTTAA
- a CDS encoding arginine--tRNA ligase, with product MYRILEKNARNSVEKALKSLEWEVIEDIAFEQPPNPNMGDLATSVAFQIASQRKSSPVDIAKRIKEVLNVESPFKKVESIGPYLNFFLDNETFFKLVLKSVQENYGSLEDKNTKVILEHTSANPNGPLHIGHIRNAIIGDSLARILKAAGFQVETQYYVNDMGRQIAMIVWGLQNLDYHLNPDEKSDIAIGKLYFEVNQELKADPDVKNQVSAILRTYEEENPEKLEFMFKNVVNKCLEGVKETSHRLQITHDRFVWESQFIRDGSVNLIMENLKDHISHNDVSYLDLTDYGIEKELILTRSDGTSLYTTRDLAYHLQKSEQADWVVDVLGSDHKLAIDQLTIALEFLGGKTPEVIFYEFITLPEGSMSTRKGVFISVDQLMDEAFARAQSELEDRRPELNESLSKEIAEKIGIGAIRYFIARLSPEKHLVFKWDEALSFERGCASIQYAHARACKLLENASAKDKLSVEIDTLDFSDLNTLEIDLLKTIAKFTSIVENSAKDLRVHPIAQYAMEMAGAFNKFYKSVPVIGSEKEILRLLLVDKSRITIRNCLDLLGIESPDSM from the coding sequence ATGTACAGAATTCTGGAAAAAAATGCCCGTAATTCAGTTGAAAAGGCATTGAAATCCCTAGAATGGGAAGTAATTGAAGATATCGCATTTGAACAACCCCCCAATCCCAATATGGGTGATCTGGCCACTTCAGTGGCATTCCAAATAGCAAGCCAGCGAAAAAGTTCCCCAGTTGACATTGCAAAGCGAATTAAAGAAGTATTGAATGTAGAATCTCCATTCAAAAAGGTAGAATCCATAGGCCCATATCTAAACTTCTTTTTAGATAATGAAACTTTTTTTAAGTTGGTTTTAAAATCTGTACAAGAAAATTATGGTTCACTTGAAGATAAAAACACTAAAGTGATTCTTGAACACACTTCTGCCAATCCTAACGGCCCTTTACACATAGGCCACATTCGTAATGCAATAATTGGTGATTCTTTGGCCCGTATCCTTAAAGCAGCTGGTTTCCAAGTAGAAACACAATACTACGTGAATGATATGGGGCGACAGATTGCAATGATCGTATGGGGCCTTCAAAACTTGGATTACCATCTGAATCCTGATGAAAAATCAGATATAGCTATAGGTAAACTTTATTTCGAGGTTAACCAGGAATTAAAAGCAGATCCTGATGTTAAAAATCAGGTAAGTGCGATTCTAAGAACTTATGAAGAAGAAAACCCGGAAAAATTGGAATTCATGTTTAAAAACGTGGTTAACAAGTGTTTGGAAGGAGTGAAAGAAACATCACATCGCCTTCAGATCACCCACGACCGTTTCGTTTGGGAAAGTCAGTTTATCAGGGATGGTTCGGTGAACCTAATTATGGAAAATCTGAAAGATCATATTAGCCATAACGATGTGAGTTACCTAGATCTTACAGATTATGGTATTGAAAAAGAACTAATTCTCACCCGTTCAGATGGAACTTCTCTTTACACCACCCGAGATCTCGCTTATCACCTCCAAAAATCTGAACAAGCGGATTGGGTGGTAGATGTTCTTGGTTCTGACCATAAGCTGGCTATTGATCAACTTACAATTGCATTGGAATTTTTGGGAGGGAAAACACCAGAAGTAATTTTTTATGAGTTCATTACTCTCCCTGAAGGATCTATGTCCACTAGGAAAGGAGTATTTATCAGCGTGGATCAGTTAATGGATGAAGCATTCGCAAGGGCGCAAAGTGAATTAGAAGATAGAAGGCCAGAATTAAACGAATCTCTATCTAAAGAAATCGCCGAAAAAATAGGTATTGGAGCTATACGTTACTTTATAGCCCGATTATCTCCAGAAAAACATTTAGTGTTTAAATGGGATGAAGCATTGAGCTTTGAGAGAGGATGTGCATCCATACAATATGCACATGCTAGAGCATGCAAATTATTGGAAAATGCATCAGCAAAAGACAAATTATCAGTAGAAATCGATACACTGGATTTTTCTGATCTTAATACACTGGAAATTGACCTCCTTAAAACCATTGCTAAATTCACGAGTATTGTGGAAAATTCAGCAAAAGACCTTAGAGTCCATCCAATAGCCCAATACGCCATGGAAATGGCGGGAGCTTTCAACAAATTCTACAAATCCGTGCCAGTAATTGGTTCTGAAAAAGAAATCTTAAGATTATTATTAGTTGATAAATCCAGAATAACCATCAGAAATTGCCTAGATTTATTAGGAATAGAATCACCAGATTCAATGTAA
- the argF gene encoding ornithine carbamoyltransferase: protein MMHLLSALDARNNVWDIISEAKEFKHGNISKKPLKNKSLAMVFEKASTRTRMSFEVGMYQLGGQPLYLSASDLQLGRGELIEDTAKAMSRYVDGVMIRAHKHDDVLQFARYSDVPVINGLTNLEHPCQAFTDIFTINEQKNTLDLHMTFMGDGNNVCNSLLLAAAMVGMDVTVACPSNYEPDPIIFKDAKKVAKKTGSVLKITGDVQDAVKGTDVIYTDVWVSMGDESEESQRLGDLKDYQVNQDILNLAHPDAIVLHCLPAVRDQEITEEVLNGPQSAVWDQAENRLHVQKAIMNWLMG, encoded by the coding sequence ATGATGCACCTTTTATCAGCATTAGATGCTCGTAACAATGTATGGGACATAATTTCAGAAGCTAAGGAGTTTAAACACGGAAATATTTCAAAAAAACCATTAAAAAATAAATCACTGGCCATGGTTTTTGAAAAAGCTTCTACTCGAACGCGAATGTCCTTTGAAGTGGGTATGTATCAATTAGGGGGGCAACCGCTCTATTTGTCTGCTTCTGATCTTCAATTAGGTCGAGGAGAACTAATTGAGGACACGGCCAAGGCAATGAGTCGTTACGTTGATGGGGTCATGATCAGGGCACATAAACATGATGATGTTCTTCAATTTGCAAGATATTCTGACGTACCAGTCATTAACGGGTTAACTAATCTAGAACATCCTTGCCAAGCTTTTACAGATATTTTCACCATTAATGAACAAAAAAATACCCTTGACCTTCATATGACATTTATGGGTGATGGGAACAATGTCTGTAATTCTTTATTATTGGCTGCGGCCATGGTAGGCATGGATGTCACTGTAGCATGTCCTAGCAACTATGAACCAGATCCAATTATTTTTAAGGACGCCAAGAAAGTAGCCAAAAAAACCGGTTCAGTACTAAAGATCACCGGTGATGTTCAAGACGCGGTAAAAGGTACAGATGTGATATATACAGATGTGTGGGTAAGTATGGGCGATGAATCTGAAGAATCACAACGATTAGGTGATTTAAAGGATTATCAAGTTAACCAGGATATTTTAAACTTGGCGCATCCTGATGCAATAGTTTTGCACTGCCTACCTGCTGTTCGTGATCAGGAAATAACTGAAGAAGTATTAAACGGACCCCAATCTGCTGTGTGGGATCAAGCTGAAAACCGCTTGCACGTTCAAAAAGCCATTATGAACTGGCTTATGGGGTAA